DNA from Pseudanabaena sp. FACHB-2040:
TCAGCGCTCAACGTTCTGCCGCGTCGAATCATCCCTCCAAAGCAAGTAAGAGTAAATTATTAAAAACAGGCTGATACCAACAGACCCACCTAGAGCCAGCATCAAAAATATCTGACTTGCATTTGTCAGCGCTGCCAAGATGCAGCTAATCCCTAAACCAAACAATAGCCGTCCCCCTAATCTATTTGTTTTGTTCCAGGAGTGCTCACTGCTAAGCGTCCAAGGCGTGCGAACCCCAAAGAAGAAGTTGCTGCGAACTTTTCCTAAATAATTGCCAATGATGGTAAAAAGAACACCGACACCAGCAGAAACGATCGTAACCACATCTACTTGCCAACCTAGTGCTTGGAGAATCATTGCAGCTTGAAGCACTAGAAGTAACACAGTGACTGCTAACCAGGTGATGGAATAGGCTTTTTTAGAACG
Protein-coding regions in this window:
- a CDS encoding SdpI family protein; amino-acid sequence: MNNRNAFAISSLIVLGMLLLSGWAWTVIPEGYSMPVHYGLDGTPDRYGGKFEGLLLIPLIAAVLTMLFAVIPRIDPRAHNLIRSKKAYSITWLAVTVLLLVLQAAMILQALGWQVDVVTIVSAGVGVLFTIIGNYLGKVRSNFFFGVRTPWTLSSEHSWNKTNRLGGRLLFGLGISCILAALTNASQIFLMLALGGSVGISLFLIIYSYLLWRDDSTRQNVER